Below is a genomic region from Maridesulfovibrio ferrireducens.
GTCTACAGTGAGAAGGGCGGTACTAAAGTTGTAAAAGTTCAGCCTAATGAAATTTTCCGCTGGGCTTTATCACTTGCACAGGCTGAAGAAGTAGCCAAAGGTGTCCGCTCAATAAGTCATGCCTATGGTGGTATGATTATGGATACTGAATTCTGTCTCGACGCATCGGATCGTTTATGGTTTGTGCAGGCTCGCCCTGAAACTCGCTGGAATGAAGATTTTGAACAGCATCCGGATACAATCTTCATGCGCAGACTTGAAGTTGATCCCAAGGCTCTGGTTTCAGCAGAAGTTCTTCTCGAAGGTAACGGAGCTTCTCGCGGAGCCGGTCAGGGTACTGTTAAATATCTGCGTTCAGCCCTTGAGCTTAATAAGATTAATAAAGGTGATATTCTGGCCGCAGCTCGTACCGACCCGGACATGGTGCCGGGAATGCGTATTGCCGCAGGTATTATGGCCGATGTCGGTGGTGACACCAGTCATGCCGCGATTACTTCCCGTGAACTCGGAATTCCCGCAATCATCGGTATTCAGCGTCTTGAAATCCTTCGTTCACTTGATGGACAGGAAGTCACTGTCGACGGTTCCAGAGGTAAAGTTTATCGCGGACTGCTTCCATTGCGTGAAGTTGGCGGTACAATTGATACCTCTAAGCTTCCTGCTACCAAGACCAAAGTCGGGCTTATCCTTGCTGACGTTGGACAATCACTCTTCCTTTCACGCCTCAGAGAAGTTCCTGATTTTGAAGTGGGCTTGCTGAGAGCTGAGTTTATGCTTGGTAATGTCGGTGTCCATCCATTGGCCCTTGAAGCTTATGATAACGGAGCTCTTGATAAGTTAATTCAGGATAAACTTGATGAACTTGATGCAAGACTCACTGCTGTTATGAGATCTCAACTTGATTCCGGTCTTATTTCTTTGAATATTAAGCTGAGGGAATATGTAGGGGCTCTTACCGGGCTTGCTGATGAAATGGATGCGCTTGCCAGCGGTGAAAATGCCAGAGGAACTGAAGAAGTTCTGGCAATGCATCGCAGGCTCAGAGAGCTAGATAAAAAATTGGATAATTATTTGATGCACGGCGCAGAAAGTCTATATATTTTGAAGACTTCTGTTAAAATTGAAGAGCATGTTAAAGCCGTTTTAGGACTCCAGCACGGTGTTGAAGAAAACGCAGATTCACGCTTTATCTATAGACGTTCCGAGTCTTCTGATGAAATTTCAGAGATGTTGGAACAAGCTGTCAAGAATCCGATTGTTATTGAACTTAACGAAAAAATTAAAGCTTTACGTGAAGAAGTTGCTCGTAAGATGGGACTTAAGTCTGAAATGGACGAGGTTCGCACCTTAAGAAAGCGTATTTTTGAACTTCTCCAGTCTCGCGGACTGCGCTCAGGTAAGGAAAATTATATCCAGACCTTGTCGCAAGGACTTGCTTTGTTCTCGATGGCTTTTTACGGCAAAGACATCATTTACAGAACCACAGATTTTAAAACAAACGAATATCACAACTTGCTTGGCGGACTTCTTTTTGAAAATCATGAAGATAATCCGATGCTTGGATATCGCGGTGTTTCCAGAGATGTCCATGATTGGGAGCTTGAAGCTTTCAAACTGGCAAGGGGGGTTTTCGGTGGAAAGAATCTTCATCTGATGCTTCCTTTTGTTAGAACAATTGAAGAAGCTCGGAGCATGAAACGTTATCTTGCTCAGGTTCATCATCTTGAATCCGGAAAGGATGATTTGAAGCTTATCCTGATGGCGGAAATTCCAAGTAATGCAATTCTCAGTAAAGAGTTTATTAAAGAAGTTGATGGATTCTCCATCGGCTCGAATGATATGACTCAGCTTGTTCTCGGAACAGACAGAGATAATTCAAGATTGCAGCATATTTACGACGAAGAAGATCCTGCGGTAGTATGGGCGATTCTTTCGACTATATTCACCGGGCAGAAATTCAGTAAGAAAATCGGTTTCTGCGGTCAGGGCGTCTCGAACAGTGTCATCCTGCGCGGGGTTGTCTGCATTGCCGGTATTGTTTCCGCATCTGTTGTGCCTGATACTTATCTTCAGACAAAGCTAGATATGGCTGCTGTAGAAGCTGAAAACATTAAGGTTAGCGAACTTGGTAAGTGGATAAATGCAAGACATTTTGAACGGCTCGCTAAGTTGATGGAAGGAAATGGATACGGTCATATTATTAAGAAATATAAAACACCTGAAGATCTCGAAGATTGGTATGAAGGTGAAATAAGAAGACTTAATGAGCAGCTTCGTGACAACATAGATACTCCTAAGGAAGATTTCTACAGACAGGAAATGAACGCTTTCCGTGGAACATTCCATAAGCCTGTGATCTATTCTGCATGGAACTGGTCACAAACAGTCGAAGATGCAATGCATCATGCCGGATTTGCTACTTTTGAAGATCAGGAAGCGGCTCTGAAGAAACAGTATTCTAAGAAGTGGTAAAGTTATATTGATCAATTAGCAGGACCGACTCAGTTAAGTATCGGTCCTGCTAATTGTTATTTGTATGTTCTCTGGAGTTTAAAGAGCGAGCCTTGACAGAAAAGGTGGGCAAAGGCATATTTGCGGCATAACAGGAGCCAAAATGTACCAATCTAAATGGTTTGTAAAAATAACTCTCACGACAATCAGTCTGTCGATGCTTATCCTTTGCGGTTGCTCCATGAAGTCAGATAATTATGTTGGAAGTCAGGATTCTTATGGTTCAAGAGTTTCACGTAAACTCGGACGGGGAATGACTAATATAATAACTGCTCCGATAGAAATTCCAAATCAGGCTGTTAATATGTCTGCTGAAAGTGATGTCCCTGCCGAGCAGTTGGCTGGATATTTCGGCGGTTTCATAACAGGTTTTGTGTATGGAACCGGAAGAGTTGTTTCCGGGATGTATGATATTGTTACTTCTCCTTTTGGCGGGCCTGCCGGTCCTACAATGGATGAGGAGTTTATTTCGTCCGAATTTGCTGATAAAGTTGAAGAGCGTAATGACAGTTATATGGATATTACCAACATAGCTATGGATTGATTTGTGTAGTTTTTAATTACTCGATTATTATCTTGCTAGACAAAGTTATTTAAAAATTTAACCCTCCACAGGATTTTCCGTTGGAGGGTTTTTGTTTGTATTTATTCCAAAGAGATGAAGGATTAATATGTTAAAGAATACAGCGCTTTTTATTATATTGGCAATGTTTGCATCGGGTTGCGTTAGCAAGCAAGGATTAAAAGAGCAGATTGCTCAAGTCATAAAGGACAATCCGCAGATTGTTTTAGATGCTATGCGTGAAAATAACATTGAGCTTCTTACAATAGTAGAAAGCGGTATTGATTCCCGGAGCGAGTTGAAGCGTAGAGAGAAATTTCAAGCTGAAATTGATAATCCTCTGAACCCTGTTATTTCTCCTGACAGAGCAAGCATTGGTAATCCTGAAGCACTTGTTACCATTGTTGAATATTCCGATTTTCTTTGTCCGTATTGCAGTAAAGGTGCAAAAGTTGCGCGGGATCTTGTAGCCAGTAATCCCAATAAATACAGATTGATATATAAACATCTTCCTTTGCATGAAGAATCAAAAAAGCTTGCGGCTGTCTATGAGGCCATTGCTCTTTTAGATAAAGAAAAAGCATTCAAATTTCATGATGTCGCGTTTGAAATGCAAAAAAGTCTGTATAACGATAGTGATGGAAAAATTTTAGGCAAGATTTTGCTCGACCTTGATATTGACTTGATTGAGTTAGAAAAGGTTTTGAAATCTAATAAGATTGTTGAAAATCTTGCCGGAGATAAAGCCGAAGCCAAATTGTTTGGATTTGATGCAACTCCTACTTTCCTCGTTAATGGAGTTTCAATTCGCGGCTATGTTCCTGCTGATAAATTTGAATCGATAATAGGGCTTATTCTTGAAAAAAGTCCCAAAAAAGAAGCTGATGATGGCGAGGTTTGTGAAGACTGCCTGAATAAAATGTAATTTTTGTAGAGAAATAAAATGAGAGATGTAACTAATATTGTTGACCCTCCAGAAGATCTGCATATTTGTTTCGGAGGGGGAGATTTTCGTAAAATCGGTCAAAAAATGATCGCCGTTTGTAAGGATAAGTTGGAGTTTGCCTCTGATGAGAAAGTTTTGGATATTGGTTGCGGAGTTGGAAGGCTTGCTTTTCCGTTGTTGGAATATCTGAATGAAAGTGGCGGGTACGAAGGATTTGATACTTTTCCAGCCGGAGTTAAATGGTGTTCTGAAAATATTACTCCTGAATTTTCAAATTTTAATTTTAAGCAAGTTGATATTTTCAATACAACCTATAATCCATACGCTCAGACTAAAGCTTCTGAATTCATTTTTCCCTATGAGGATAATACCTTTGACCTCGTGTTGTTGAATTCAGTCTTCACTCATATGATGCCTGATGATATCATTAATTATCTGTCTGAAATCGATAGAGTTTTAAATGATAACGGTAGAGTGTTCGTGACGTTTTTTCTGATCAATAAAGAGTCTCTTGAATTGATGGATCTAGGAAAAAGTGTTCATGATTTTCATAAGTTCGGAGTTTTTTATACCGCAGACCCAAAAGAACCGATGGACGCTGTAGGGTATGATGAGCAGTTCGCATTTAATCTTTTTGAGAAGCATAACTTTAAAATTAAAGAAGTCATGTACGGAAATTGGAGTGGCATAAAATCAGGCAATCATCAGGATATTGTGTTGCTTACACGGTGATTATTTTTTGCCGTGAACCTTTCTGTTTATAAGGTGAGCCGAAACTCCGCCTCCGAATCCGTTATCGATATTAACAACGCTTACGCCAGGCACACAGCTGTTCAGCATCGAGAGCAGTGTAGTCATTCCACCAAGGTTTGCGCCATAACCTACGCTTGTCGGCACTGCGATAACCGGAGCTGATACCAGCCCGCCCACGACCGTTACAAGCGCTCCTTCCATTCCTGCGACAACAACGATGGCGTTGGCTTTGCGTAATGTGTCAAGGTACGGGAACAATCTGTGAATTCCCGCAGCTCCGACATCATATATCCGTTCAACCCGGTTACCCATAAGCTCTGCTGTGATTGCGGCTTCTTCTGCAACTCTGATATCCGAGGTTCCTCCGGTTACAATTGCTATACCTTCAAGTTTGTCCTGTTCAACTATATTAACTGCGATGATAGCCGCATCTTTATAGTAGTTTGCTTCTGGAAGCTCTTTCAAGATAAGTTGAGCCTGATCGCTTGAAACTCTGGTAAAAATGCACAGACCTGTCATGTTTGCAGCGGCTTTACATATGGATTGTAAATGTTCAGGGATTTTGCCCGGGCAAAAGATTACTTCTTCAACTCCGCACCTGAGTCCGCGATGAGTATCAAGCTTTGCACAACCTAAGTCTTTATAAGGTAGCTGTGAAATTGTTTCCAAAATTTCAGAATCGTCTATCTGACCATTTTTATAAAGTTGAAGCAGCTTAATCAGCTCAATCTCGCTCATTAGAATCCTTTATGGGTAAGAAGCATTGTCGCTTAACTTCTTCTGAAATTATGCGTGGAGACAATCCGGTTTGTTTTGAAATTTCTATTAAATCATCAAATTCTGGTTTTCTACTGATCAAATGTTGATCAAATGTAGATATTTTAATTCTTATTGGATATTTCGTGTCGTTTATTTCAACTTTGTATTTATCTATTTTCCGTTCAGCTATAAATCTATCAACTACATGGGTGCGAACTCCGATAGAGCCTGTTTGCTGCATTAGTTTGCAGCTCATTTCTCTTTCTTCTCCGGGGACGCATAGAATTGAAACGAGGTGTGCCGGGCGGTTCTTCTTACCTGTTGCGGGTGTGATGTAGGCATCGAGAGCGCCAGCGTCAAGCATCTCGTTTAGTGCGTGTCCTAAAATTTCTCCGCTTGCATCATCAATCAAAGTTTCAAGTAAAATTGCTTGCTCAATGTTTTCACAGGATGAAATATTTTCAATAATTCTTATGATATTGGGAGATGATTCTAATTCCGCATTTCCGGCTCCCTGTCCTGCTTTGAGAGGGGTGGACGTTGGATAAATCTTTATAAAATCATCTACGATACAGGCGAGCAGGGCAACTCCAGTCGGGGTGGCTAGTTCAAACTTTTCAGTTGAAGACGCTATGGGGATTGCTCTTTTGCATAAAATTTCCAAAGTAGCAGGCGCCGGAGCAGGGAGTTTCCCGTGATCCATTGAAATAATACCATTGCCGACAGCAACGGGCAGGCAGGAAATTTGTCCGTCCATAAATTCGTACTTATCCAAAAGCCATAGAACTCCGGCAATATCTATAACTGTATCAACAGAACCTACTTCGTGCAGATGATAGTGTCCTTCGTGAACGGCAGACTCAGCTTCTGCAAGCACGGATATGACCTCAAGTCCTTTATCGATTACTGTCGGACTCATTTCCATGAAATTTGAAATGTTCTTGAAAGCTCTTGCAAGATCTTCTGCTGAAGCAAAGCGTTCACCTTTAAGCCCGATGTCCATTTTTATAGCGCCTATTCCCATAGAAGTGGTATGGATGGCTTTAATGGACGCGGTGCAATGAGTCAGTTCGCAAATCGCCTTACTCAGGAGAGGGAGGCATTCCTGGTCGCCTGTAAGGTCAAGTAGGGCGGCTAGGAGCATGTCTCCGGCAACTCCGGCCATTCGTGGATCAATTAATAATGATTTCATTTTTAGCCCTCAGCAACTGACTGGTAAATCAGTAGAGTTAAAAATTAAAAAGCAGGATTTTTATGCCAGCGATATGCGGTTTCGATGATTTCACGAAGATCACCATATCGCGGTTTCCAGTTTAGCAGTTTGTGTGCTTTAGAGCTGTCGGCAACTAATCTTGGAGAATCGCCGTCCCGTTTTGGTTCAAACTCGTATGGAATTTTTCTACCAATGACATCTCCGGCTGCTTTGATTACATCCAGAACACTGAACCCGTTGCCGTTACCCAGATTGAAAGAGTGTGCTCCCTGCGATGTTTCGAGAAATTCTATGGCAGCAAGGTGAGCTTCGCATAAATCCTGAATATGAATATAATCTCTGACGCAGGTTCCATCTGGAGTAGGGTAATCGTCGCCATATATTTTGAGTTTACGGCCTTGGTCAATGCTGCTTAGCAATATGTTGGGAATGAGATGTGTTTCCGGGCGATGGGCTTCACCTATGAGTGCATCGGGGTGAGCTCCGGCAGCATTGAAATATCTGAAACTTACGGAGTTGAAATCGTACGCGGTGGCATAATCTTCAAGTATTTCTTCAGTGTATAGTTTTGTTCTGCCGTAGGGGTTAAGCGGAGCAAGTGGGTGGTTTTCGGTAATCAGGTCCATAATAGGATCGCCGTAAACCGCGGCCGATGACGAAAAGACAAATTTATCTACACCATTATTACGCATGGCCTGCAATAAATTTAAAGTCCCCGTGACGTTGTTATCATAGTATTGAAAGGGATGTTTAACTGAGTCGCTAACTACAATCAGACCTGAAAAATGGAATACAGCATCAAATTTTTTCGAGCTTAAAGCTTTTTCAAGATCATCCGGGTTGCGCAAATCACCCTGTATAAAATCGCCCCATTTCAGGGCCTTGGAGTATCCGGTAGAAAGGTTGTCAAATACAGTTACTTCGTGACCGTGATCACTCAGCATTCTAGACATATGTGATCCGATATATCCGGCTCCACCGCATACTAGCAGGGATAGTTTCTTTTTATTGTTATCCATTACGTTTCCGTGAGTTCATAATTATTATTGCATGTTATCTTTTTGATTATTTAATAAATATTAAAATTTGTCGAGTACGTCTGGATAGAATACCTCTATTATATAAATGAAATATTATCAGTTTTTAATGATTTTTGATTCACTGTTTTTCAAAAAAAATATATTTAAAATAACAGTAGTGAAATTTCAAAATATTAAAAAGCTTAACTTAGATTAGGTCAAATAGTAATCTTTGTTTAATTGCTTTGGATTATTTGATATGATGACGGTTCTTAGTCACCTATAAAAGAGGATGATAAATTGTTAAAAAAAATAATGCTGTTCATTTTTATGATTTTAATAACATCAAGCGGTTATGCTGTTGCTTCGACCGACAGAGTCGTTTTTTATCCTTCCGGTGCGGATATTTCAAGATTGATTCATGCTGATATTACAGCAGGTAATAATGTTGATAGTTCTGGCGGGACTGTAACATTTATCCTGCCGGGGCAGGCTCTGCCGGATACATTTTCAATTGCACCTATAACAAAAGAGGTTGTAATTAATGATGTTTCTTGGACCCGGGATGATTTGACCCAGTCTCCTGCGGCTGTTGATCTAGGAAAAAAAATTGATTTGCTTAAATCAAAGTTGATGTCTGTAAATGCTCAAATTAAAGCTGTTGAAGGTGGTATTCTTTTTTGGAACGAAAGAGGTAAAATTCAACAAACTAAAGTCGGTGAAGTTGATAAGATTGCTGATCTAGTCGTTTCAAATCTTACAAAGCTATATAATCAATCTGTAAAATTAGGATCTCAAAGTAAGGATATTTCATCTCTGATAAATGAGTTGAGTAGAAAGATTAAAGAAATTTCCGGGCCGGGAAAAAGTCGCTGGATTGTTACAGTCTCAGTGGTTGCAAGTGGTAATAAAAGCGCAGATTTCAAAATTAATTACATGCTTCGCAATTGCGGATGGCGACCTAAGTATAAACTTGACGGGTATCCTGACCAGAAGAAAGTTGAGTTTTCATTTGATGCTGAAATCTGGCAGTCCAGCGGAATGAATTTTAAGAATTTTGATGTAGCACTTGCAACTGTTAAAGAACATTCCAGAATTTATCCCCCTGAACTCCGTCTTTGGAAGATCGCTCCGAAGCGTCCCGATATGCCGGAACCGGCTAAGTATGCACGTTCAATGAAGGTTATGGAATCATCTGTTCAAATGAATGATGCTGTAGCTGCAAATGCACCTGTACAAATTAAAAAATCAACTTATTCAATATGGGAACTCGGCACTAAGACTATCGTTGCCGGACCTGCGCGAAAGTATGCAATTTCAAATGAAAGCTGGGATGCTGAGTATTCTTTCCTGTCACGGCCTTCGGCAACTCCAGAAGTGTTTGTTTCAGCCAAAATGAAACTCATTGACGCAAAAGATTTCCCATCAGGGCAGGCATTGGTATTAATGGAAGGAGCTATGATAGGGAAAATGAAATTTTCCTTTTTTGGTAAGGATAAAACATTATTCTTCGGGGCTGATCCTTTGCTTAAGGCAGAACGCAAAACTCTTGAGAAGTATTCAGGAGAAAAAGGAGTGTTTGGATCAAAACAGACATATAATTGGAAGTATCTAATAACCTTGTCTAATTCCAGAAAAAATCCGGTTATGATAAAAGTTCAGGAACCGGCTCCATCTTCCGGTGATAAGCGGATCAAGCTAAGCGATTCGGCTGAACCCAAGGCTGTCGTTAAAGATAATAATTTTGAGTGGGATATAACTGTTCCTGCTAGCCAAAAGGCAGAAGTTCAATACGGTGTAGACTTGAATGCGCCAGAGGATATGATAATTGATTTTGGACTTGGCAGATAAAATAAAAAAGCCCGTTTCGCTAGAAGCGGGCTTTTTTATTAAACAAATTTGAAATTAGAAATTGTAACCGAGACTTAGGCCTACAATGTAGGTAAGGCCGTTTTCGGTTTTAGTGTCAAGAACCCCGGTTCCCGGTCTAGCTGCGATTGTGCGGTCTTTCATCCAGAGATACATGTAAGAGACATCAACAACAAAGTTGTCAAATTTATATCCCAAACCGGTAGATACTATCTGGCGATCATTCGTGGGCAGCATGTAATCTTCATATCCTTCACGGATAGGGCTCTGATCATAAACATAACCGGCTCTAAGAGCTAGATCTTCGATTGGGAGATATTCAACACCAAGCTGAAATCTCCATACATCTTCCCATTTTTTTACAGCAGTATAATTCTTTATGCCAATAGAATTGGTCTTTGCAAAGTCGTAGTTAATATCGCTGTATTCACTCCATTCGGAATAAATAGCATCAGCTTCAAAGCTAAGGTTTGCAAGTGGCTTGTATTCTACACCGAATAAAAAGGTATTCGGTGTATTCATTGACATTGTAATGTCATTGTCATTGAACCTTGTTGCAGTGCTAATTCCTGTAGGAACATTGTAGCTTGCAGATCCAGTAGCATGGTGCTGCATTTTGCTGCGGTATGAAAAGCCGAGAGCCCATTCATCATTCGGTGTAACTCTTATGCCTGCGTTGAAGCCAGGTGTGATGCCGTCGACTATTAAGCGCTGATCAATATCATTTGTTGGATTGTTAGGATCGTTTGCGCCGGTGGGGTCAATTTTTTTACGAAGGTCAGCCCTTACGTACATAAGTTCAAAACCACCAGCTATTGAAATATATTCGTTGATTTTATATGCGATATTCGGGTTAACAGAAAAACTATTTATTTCAGTGTCATATGAAGAGTATCTTCCGCTCCAGTCTTCGTCGAAAGAAGTGCCAAGGCCAAAACGTGTAAATGAGCCGACACCAAACCATAGGCTGTCGTTAACCTGATGTGTAAAGTAAGCGTGTGGTGGAACGAATACTTTTTTGTTGATGCTTTCTTTTTTGCTATTACCGTTATAGTTGGTAGTCACATCATTTGAGGGCGCAATTGTTGAAATTCCGGCTAGTACCTGAGTGCCCTGAAGCTGCGTAATACCTGCGGGATTCCATGCTATAGCAGAAGGATCATCTGCTTTGGCAACCATTGCTCCCCCAAGAGCGTTGCCTCGAGCACTCCATTCATACAATGCAAATCCTGCTGCTTCAGCTTTAGTACATATGCTGGAAGACAGCATTAGTCCCATCATAATTAGCAGTACACTTACGCATACTGTAAATTTGTTCTTCATACAAACTCCTTAAAACGAAATACATGCAACTTATCAAGTAAGTTTTATAATGATATCATCATTCCCCATAGTTTAAGCGGTTATTTTACTATCTTGGTTGATAGTATATGTAAAGAAAATTAAATGTATCTACTGTTTATATTAAGTGTTCATTAGTATAATGTAGTCACTTTCCACTTATTATACATATGTGTATGTTTATTAGTTGTGGTGAAGTACTTTTTATTTGTGTGCAACACACACTTTTTTTGTTTTTTGCAGTGTATTGCTATAAAAAAAGGCAGCCTGATGGGCTGCCTTTTAAGAAGTTGTTCTTAGGAATGTTATTTTATAAAGTAAGCAAGATACTCTTGATTACCTTTTGGACCTTTAATACTTGAAGGAACAAGTCCTTTAAGTATTAAATGAAGCTCAGAAGCTGCAAAATTAATGATCATATCTACAGCCTGCTGTCTGAGGGATTCATCTCGCACTATTCCTTTGTCTGTTTGTCCCGGACCAACTTCGAATTGAGGTTTAATCAGGCAAACAATTTCTCCGGTATTTTTTAAAAAACGTACCAGAGCAGGAAGTACTTTTGTTAAAGAAATAAAAGAAACATCACAAACAACAAGATCGACCTCTTCGGGAATAAGATCTTTTTCAGCATGTCGTAAATTGACTCTTTCTAAGTTAATTACGCGCTCATCCTTCTGAAGTTTCCAATGCAGTTGTCCGTATCCAACATCAGCCGCATAGACTTTAAGCGCTCCGAATTGAAGCATGCAGTCTGTGAATCCGCCTGTTGAAGCCCCAGCATCAAGAGCAACTTTACCTTTTGGATCAAGTCCTAGTTCTTCTATGGCCGTCAGCAGTTTATATCCGCCTCGGCTGACAAATCTGTCTTTGTCCTTCACAACTATTTCTAAATCGGGGTCGAGCTGCATACCTGGTTTTGTTATGGGCAGCTTTTGGCCGTTTTGAAGAAAGTGAGCTTGTCCCGCCATGATCAACCGTTTAGCCTGCTCGCGACTTTCGGAAAGCCCCTGAGAGAAAAGCATTTGATCTGCGCGTTCCTTTTTAGCCACTTATTTTTTCTCCAGACCAAGCATAGCTACGACATTGTCGGCTGCTTTTGAGATGTAATCAGCTTCTGACATAGAATCTTTCAACGTAGCTTCAATAACAAGTTCAGGAGAATTTGATTTAGATGAATCGGGTGTTACTTCGTACTCAGCTGGGAAGGTGTTTTGGTAGTACATGTCTTGAAATCCGACAAACTTGAGTTGATGAGCAGTAGAATCAAGTATAGCTGATTCATTTTCATTAATAAGTCCAAGCTCTTTAGCTCTGATAAGACCGGCGAGACATTCTCCGCCTTGAGTACAGGCAATGTGGCCATTCGCGTTGGCTAGGAGCATGCTGTCCATAATGAGCTGCTCGGAAACCTGAACAACCTGAAAGGATGTTTTGCCACCGATAGCTTCATATTTATCCGCAAAGTATTTTACTCTCGGAAATGAAACGGGATTACCGATCATTGCCGCCTGTGCAACTGAAGGTTGTACAGTGACAGGTTTGTATTCGCGTTCTTTTGGATCATCAACAGAGTAGTAGCGGTAGACAGGATCTGCATGTGCAGACTGGACACCGAAAATTCTAGGTAATTCTTTAATAATATCAAGTTCATAAAGTTTCAGGAAACCGGCCATAATGGCTGTGACGTTTCCGGCATTACCGATTGGTACAAAAATACATTTGTCTTTCAGATCCCAGTCATACCATTGAGCAACTTCAAAGGCGTACGATTCCTGACCGAGAATTCTCCATGAATTCTTGGAGTTGAGCAGGGCAACTCTGTAATTGTCTGCCAGATGTTCGACGACTTTCATACAGTCATCAAAGACTCCGGGTACTTCAAGAACTTTCGCGCCGCTTCCAAGCGGTTGAGCAAGCTGCTGGGGAGTAACTTTACCTTCTGGAAGAATAACCACGGATTTAACGGGGCCGCCAATATATGAGGCATAAAGAGCTGCCGCAGCGGAAGTGTCACCTGTTGAAGCACAGACTGTGAGAATTTCGTCCCAGTTATTTTTTGCGAGAAGGGCATTGATATAGCTGAAAGCACAAGCCATCCCTCTATCTTTGAAGGATGCGCTTGGATTTTGACCGTCATTTTTATAAGCGGTTTTAATCCCGACAATTTTATTTAAATTTGTATTTGAAGCGACAATAGGAGTGTTTCCTTCACCGAGAAACAAAATATCTTTTTCTTCGATGACTGGAGCGAACAGCTCATAGAATCTGAAAATACCTCGGAGGCTGTCTTTTTTTGTAGCTGTACGGGCATCGAACAAGTCA
It encodes:
- a CDS encoding PEP/pyruvate-binding domain-containing protein; protein product: MAGKTEEAGTAKKVETETPKKSQAVKQLEKKMVLAGSDIVKIGEDAELLVGGKNYNTALISQVDGIRSPQFRAISSLAFHQLLDETKVHASVVRAVVDSQYNAVDWNSESVNSDSEFIQNFVRSIAFVIKEEAQKHSETLIQLRTFINNVVEGFATSPEGIDQLRKRSVLVQSAILSVELPKEVDEAVKFAYLSICKDAGLENEPVAVRSSAAGEDSRKKAFAGLQDTYLNIVGEDNCSEAYHWDCASAYNLRSMTYRREAILDAVTLAENTGDASIAEIAKKEWAIENTSLSVCIMRMINPVISGTAFSADTATGCRGTDRKDLVSIDASYGLGEAVVGGMVTPDKFYVFQRDDGSEVVVRNMGNKDKKIVYSEKGGTKVVKVQPNEIFRWALSLAQAEEVAKGVRSISHAYGGMIMDTEFCLDASDRLWFVQARPETRWNEDFEQHPDTIFMRRLEVDPKALVSAEVLLEGNGASRGAGQGTVKYLRSALELNKINKGDILAAARTDPDMVPGMRIAAGIMADVGGDTSHAAITSRELGIPAIIGIQRLEILRSLDGQEVTVDGSRGKVYRGLLPLREVGGTIDTSKLPATKTKVGLILADVGQSLFLSRLREVPDFEVGLLRAEFMLGNVGVHPLALEAYDNGALDKLIQDKLDELDARLTAVMRSQLDSGLISLNIKLREYVGALTGLADEMDALASGENARGTEEVLAMHRRLRELDKKLDNYLMHGAESLYILKTSVKIEEHVKAVLGLQHGVEENADSRFIYRRSESSDEISEMLEQAVKNPIVIELNEKIKALREEVARKMGLKSEMDEVRTLRKRIFELLQSRGLRSGKENYIQTLSQGLALFSMAFYGKDIIYRTTDFKTNEYHNLLGGLLFENHEDNPMLGYRGVSRDVHDWELEAFKLARGVFGGKNLHLMLPFVRTIEEARSMKRYLAQVHHLESGKDDLKLILMAEIPSNAILSKEFIKEVDGFSIGSNDMTQLVLGTDRDNSRLQHIYDEEDPAVVWAILSTIFTGQKFSKKIGFCGQGVSNSVILRGVVCIAGIVSASVVPDTYLQTKLDMAAVEAENIKVSELGKWINARHFERLAKLMEGNGYGHIIKKYKTPEDLEDWYEGEIRRLNEQLRDNIDTPKEDFYRQEMNAFRGTFHKPVIYSAWNWSQTVEDAMHHAGFATFEDQEAALKKQYSKKW
- a CDS encoding exosortase system-associated protein, TIGR04073 family; protein product: MYQSKWFVKITLTTISLSMLILCGCSMKSDNYVGSQDSYGSRVSRKLGRGMTNIITAPIEIPNQAVNMSAESDVPAEQLAGYFGGFITGFVYGTGRVVSGMYDIVTSPFGGPAGPTMDEEFISSEFADKVEERNDSYMDITNIAMD
- a CDS encoding DsbA family protein, with the protein product MLKNTALFIILAMFASGCVSKQGLKEQIAQVIKDNPQIVLDAMRENNIELLTIVESGIDSRSELKRREKFQAEIDNPLNPVISPDRASIGNPEALVTIVEYSDFLCPYCSKGAKVARDLVASNPNKYRLIYKHLPLHEESKKLAAVYEAIALLDKEKAFKFHDVAFEMQKSLYNDSDGKILGKILLDLDIDLIELEKVLKSNKIVENLAGDKAEAKLFGFDATPTFLVNGVSIRGYVPADKFESIIGLILEKSPKKEADDGEVCEDCLNKM
- a CDS encoding class I SAM-dependent methyltransferase — protein: MRDVTNIVDPPEDLHICFGGGDFRKIGQKMIAVCKDKLEFASDEKVLDIGCGVGRLAFPLLEYLNESGGYEGFDTFPAGVKWCSENITPEFSNFNFKQVDIFNTTYNPYAQTKASEFIFPYEDNTFDLVLLNSVFTHMMPDDIINYLSEIDRVLNDNGRVFVTFFLINKESLELMDLGKSVHDFHKFGVFYTADPKEPMDAVGYDEQFAFNLFEKHNFKIKEVMYGNWSGIKSGNHQDIVLLTR
- the larB gene encoding nickel pincer cofactor biosynthesis protein LarB, which codes for MSEIELIKLLQLYKNGQIDDSEILETISQLPYKDLGCAKLDTHRGLRCGVEEVIFCPGKIPEHLQSICKAAANMTGLCIFTRVSSDQAQLILKELPEANYYKDAAIIAVNIVEQDKLEGIAIVTGGTSDIRVAEEAAITAELMGNRVERIYDVGAAGIHRLFPYLDTLRKANAIVVVAGMEGALVTVVGGLVSAPVIAVPTSVGYGANLGGMTTLLSMLNSCVPGVSVVNIDNGFGGGVSAHLINRKVHGKK